CGCCCCCGGCCGCCGCCGCCGAGCCAGCCCGCCGCCCGCCGCGACCGCGACCGCCGCGTCCCGCCGCATCCACGACGGCCCTGGCCCCGCCGACCGCCGCCGCCCCGCCTCGGCCTCAACCCGACGCCGGCCCCCGGCCGCGGCGGCCCCCCCGCTGGCCCGGGCGAGCGGCCCGCTCTCCGGCCACACGCCTCACCGCACCGGCGGCGTCGTCCGCCCCGGCGACCCGAGGCCCCCTTCGCAGCAAGGCCAGGTCTCGGCCTCCCCCCCGACGTCGGGAGGCGGCTCGTCGTCGTTCCAACCCCTGAAGCGGAGCGAATACATGACTTCGGCGGGAATCCGCCCCCCGGTCCAGCGGACCGGGTCGCACCAGGCCCCCGCGGGCTCCGGCCGACGCCCCGGCGATGAAGCCCGGCGCCCCGACGACGCGGGCGAAGGCCCGCGCCGCGACGCCGCCGGCCCGCGCCGCCCGCTCCCCCGTGGCCCCCTCGTCGTCCCAGGGGCCCTGGCCCCAGGCGGGCGGCCCGCCGCGCCCCCAGCCGGGCTCGGCCGAGGTCAAGAGC
The DNA window shown above is from Paludisphaera mucosa and carries:
- a CDS encoding translation initiation factor IF-2 N-terminal domain-containing protein; translation: MSTRVHELAKELGLKSQDLLDRIQKWNLDVKANALAVVDPPTVEQVRELMARESNGGAAAPKPAAAEETARRPAAKPVEAPAASTSPAPRPPWPRRPPRRPPGPRPLPTTEARPPPRPCPRPRPPPPSQPAARRDRDRRVPPHPRRPWPRRPPPPRLGLNPTPAPGRGGPPAGPGERPALRPHASPHRRRRPPRRPEAPFAARPGLGLPPDVGRRLVVVPTPEAERIHDFGGNPPPGPADRVAPGPRGLRPTPRR